A genomic region of Mitsuaria sp. 7 contains the following coding sequences:
- a CDS encoding enoyl-CoA hydratase — MSIKTAIVNGVQTIEIARPEKKNALTRAMYQEMADALVTANADNAVRAVLIQGQPQIFTSGNDIEDFMGSPPRDEDAPVFQFMRAMVGCDKPIVAAVNGAAIGIGTTLLLHCDFVYVADDARLAMPFVSLGLVPEFGSSLLVPRLMGPRRAAEKILLGDPFTGEQAVECGVANAVLPAGEVVAHARRIAERFNKLPPSAVRESKQLMRRSTKEELLATIQAEAEIFSVRLRSPEATEAFQAFFQKRQPDFSKF; from the coding sequence ATGAGCATCAAGACCGCCATCGTCAACGGCGTGCAGACCATCGAGATCGCACGTCCGGAAAAGAAGAACGCGCTGACCCGCGCGATGTACCAGGAGATGGCCGACGCGCTGGTCACGGCCAACGCGGACAACGCCGTGCGCGCCGTGCTGATCCAGGGCCAGCCGCAGATCTTCACCTCGGGCAACGACATCGAGGATTTCATGGGCAGCCCGCCGCGCGATGAAGACGCGCCGGTGTTCCAGTTCATGCGCGCGATGGTCGGCTGCGACAAGCCCATCGTGGCGGCCGTGAACGGCGCGGCCATCGGCATCGGCACGACGCTGCTGCTGCATTGCGACTTCGTCTACGTCGCCGATGACGCGCGTCTGGCGATGCCCTTCGTGAGCCTGGGCCTGGTGCCCGAGTTCGGCTCCAGCCTGCTGGTGCCGCGCCTGATGGGCCCGCGTCGCGCGGCCGAGAAGATCCTGCTGGGTGATCCGTTCACCGGCGAGCAGGCCGTGGAATGCGGCGTCGCGAACGCGGTGCTGCCGGCGGGCGAGGTCGTGGCGCATGCGCGCCGCATCGCCGAGCGCTTCAACAAGCTGCCGCCGAGCGCCGTGCGTGAGAGCAAGCAGCTGATGCGCCGTTCGACGAAGGAAGAGCTGCTGGCCACCATCCAGGCCGAGGCCGAGATCTTCAGCGTGCGCCTGCGCAGCCCCGAAGCGACGGAAGCCTTCCAGGCCTTCTTCCAGAAGCGTCAGCCGGACTTCTCGAAGTTCTGA
- a CDS encoding carbohydrate ABC transporter permease encodes MNRSIPRLLLAPAVGTLFLWMIVPLGMTIYFSLIRYNLMQPDETGFAGLENFAFFVTDPSFGTAVTNTLLLLGSVIAITVLIGVALALLINEPFPGRGIVRVLLISPFFVMPTVNALLWKNMMMNPIYGVLAQVWTFFGAQPVDWLTDHPLFAVIVMVAWQWLPFATLIFMTSLQSLDREQLEAARMDGATYPQQVRFLVLPHLARSVAVVVMIEMIFLLGVFAEIYTTTAGGPGDASTNVTFLIFKQALLNFDAGVASAGALFAVLMANIVAVFLIRMIGNNLDR; translated from the coding sequence ATGAATCGCTCCATTCCGCGCCTGCTGCTGGCGCCCGCGGTCGGCACGCTGTTCCTGTGGATGATCGTGCCGCTGGGCATGACGATCTACTTCTCGCTGATCCGCTACAACCTGATGCAGCCGGACGAGACGGGCTTCGCCGGCCTGGAGAACTTCGCGTTCTTCGTGACCGATCCGTCCTTCGGCACGGCGGTGACCAACACGCTGCTGCTGCTGGGCAGCGTGATCGCCATCACCGTGCTGATCGGCGTGGCCCTGGCGCTGCTGATCAACGAGCCCTTCCCCGGCCGGGGCATCGTGCGCGTGCTGCTGATCTCGCCCTTCTTCGTCATGCCCACGGTCAACGCGCTGCTGTGGAAGAACATGATGATGAATCCGATCTACGGCGTGCTGGCCCAGGTCTGGACCTTCTTCGGCGCGCAGCCGGTGGACTGGCTGACCGACCATCCGCTGTTCGCCGTGATCGTGATGGTGGCCTGGCAGTGGCTGCCCTTCGCCACGCTCATCTTCATGACCTCGCTGCAGAGCCTGGACCGCGAGCAGCTGGAGGCCGCGCGCATGGACGGCGCGACCTACCCGCAGCAGGTGCGCTTCCTGGTCCTGCCACATCTGGCGCGGTCGGTCGCCGTCGTGGTGATGATCGAGATGATCTTCCTGCTGGGCGTCTTCGCCGAGATCTACACGACCACGGCCGGCGGCCCCGGGGACGCCAGCACCAACGTGACCTTCCTGATCTTCAAGCAGGCGCTGCTGAACTTCGATGCCGGCGTCGCGTCCGCGGGCGCGCTGTTCGCGGTGCTGATGGCCAACATCGTGGCGGTCTTCCTGATCCGCATGATCGGCAACAACCTGGACCGGTGA
- a CDS encoding dicarboxylate/amino acid:cation symporter, whose translation MLTPSASATPAESVPWYRHLYLQVIIAIAIGITLGYFEPAFAVKLQPLGDAFIKLVKMIIAPVIFLTIVTGIASMTQLSAVGRVFGKAMAYFLFFSTLALIVGLVVANVVQPGAGMNVNVADLDQKEVHRYVEKTHDLTLVSFLMDVIPKSLIGALADGNILQTLFVAVLFGIALSLTGERGKPVLTFFEALTAPVFRMVHILMKAAPIGALGAMAFTIGKYGLASLLNLGMLVGSFYLTSLLFVLVILGIVARLCGFSILKLIRYLKAELLLVLGTSSSESALPSLMEKMEKAGCKKTVVGLVVPTGYSFNLDGTNIYMTLAALFIAQATNTELTLTHQITLLLVAMLSSKGAAGVTGAGFITLAATLSVVPEVPVAGMALILGVDRFMSECRSLTNFVGNAVATIVVSKWENALDHDALDLALSGKTVDPDDLPVRVAGPAETA comes from the coding sequence ATGCTGACCCCCTCCGCTTCCGCCACGCCGGCCGAGTCCGTGCCGTGGTATCGCCATCTCTACCTGCAAGTCATCATCGCGATCGCGATCGGCATCACGCTCGGCTATTTCGAGCCCGCCTTCGCCGTGAAGCTGCAACCGCTGGGCGACGCCTTCATCAAGCTGGTGAAGATGATCATCGCGCCGGTGATCTTCCTGACCATCGTAACGGGCATCGCCAGCATGACGCAGCTGAGCGCGGTCGGCCGCGTGTTCGGCAAGGCGATGGCCTACTTCCTGTTCTTCTCCACGCTGGCGCTGATCGTCGGCCTGGTGGTGGCCAACGTCGTGCAGCCGGGCGCCGGCATGAACGTCAACGTGGCGGACCTGGACCAGAAGGAAGTGCACCGCTACGTCGAGAAGACGCATGACCTGACCCTGGTCAGCTTCCTGATGGACGTGATCCCGAAGTCGCTGATCGGCGCGCTGGCTGACGGCAACATCCTGCAGACGCTGTTCGTCGCGGTGCTGTTCGGCATAGCGCTGTCGCTGACGGGTGAGCGCGGCAAGCCGGTGCTGACCTTCTTCGAGGCGCTGACCGCGCCGGTGTTCCGCATGGTCCACATCCTGATGAAGGCCGCGCCCATCGGCGCGCTGGGCGCGATGGCCTTCACCATCGGCAAGTACGGCCTGGCCTCGCTGCTCAACCTGGGCATGCTGGTGGGCAGCTTCTACCTGACCTCGCTGCTGTTCGTGCTGGTGATCCTGGGCATCGTGGCCAGACTGTGCGGCTTCTCGATCCTGAAGCTGATCCGCTACCTGAAGGCCGAGCTGCTGCTGGTGCTGGGCACCTCGTCGTCGGAGTCGGCGCTGCCGTCGCTGATGGAGAAGATGGAGAAGGCCGGCTGCAAGAAGACGGTGGTGGGGCTGGTGGTGCCGACGGGTTACTCGTTCAACCTGGACGGGACCAACATCTACATGACGCTGGCGGCGCTGTTCATCGCGCAGGCGACCAACACCGAGCTGACGCTGACGCACCAGATCACGCTGCTGCTGGTGGCGATGCTGAGCTCCAAGGGCGCGGCGGGCGTGACGGGCGCGGGCTTCATCACGCTGGCGGCGACGCTGTCGGTGGTGCCGGAAGTGCCGGTGGCCGGCATGGCGCTGATCCTGGGCGTGGACCGCTTCATGTCGGAGTGCCGTTCGCTGACCAACTTCGTCGGCAACGCGGTGGCGACCATCGTGGTTTCCAAGTGGGAGAACGCGCTGGACCACGACGCGCTGGATCTGGCGCTGTCAGGCAAGACCGTCGATCCGGACGACCTCCCGGTCCGCGTGGCCGGACCGGCCGAGACCGCGTGA
- a CDS encoding AraC family transcriptional regulator — translation MPTTIQALPRRIQPELEHACSRSPELGYEPSENAGFIRCLSHGFPTPLARWHCHDEYELHLITASSGKVFVGDWIGQFQPGQLVLTGPRLPHNWISMDVPEAGVPERDLVVQFPHEPFAAAADGIPELREVMPLLERARHGIEFFGLQAQATAHWRRVKERQGLARFGAFCDWMGELSRCSDYRLLSSAPLRSEDSDLELAQVDVLVSRITEQLGAPLSAADLAHEMGMTESRFSRFFRRATGNTFTDFVNRVRVNRACQLLQESDRTITLIAYEVGFNNMANFNRRFLDIKGVTPSEYRKRSAGRFGLK, via the coding sequence ATGCCGACGACGATCCAGGCCCTGCCGCGCCGGATCCAGCCCGAGCTGGAGCACGCCTGCTCCCGATCACCGGAGCTGGGCTACGAGCCGTCGGAGAACGCCGGCTTCATCCGCTGCCTCTCGCACGGCTTCCCGACGCCGCTGGCGCGCTGGCACTGCCACGACGAGTACGAGCTGCACCTGATCACCGCGTCCTCGGGCAAGGTCTTCGTCGGCGACTGGATCGGCCAGTTCCAGCCGGGGCAGCTGGTGCTGACGGGTCCGCGCCTGCCGCACAACTGGATCAGCATGGACGTGCCGGAGGCCGGCGTCCCGGAGCGCGACCTGGTCGTGCAGTTCCCGCATGAGCCCTTCGCCGCCGCCGCCGACGGCATCCCCGAGCTGCGCGAAGTGATGCCGCTGCTGGAACGCGCCCGCCACGGCATCGAGTTCTTCGGACTGCAGGCCCAGGCCACCGCGCATTGGCGGCGCGTCAAGGAACGCCAGGGCCTGGCGCGCTTCGGCGCCTTCTGCGACTGGATGGGGGAGCTGTCCCGTTGCAGCGACTATCGCCTGCTGTCCAGCGCGCCGCTGCGCAGCGAGGACAGCGACCTCGAACTCGCGCAGGTGGACGTCCTGGTCAGCCGCATCACCGAGCAGCTCGGCGCGCCGCTGTCGGCCGCCGACCTGGCGCACGAGATGGGCATGACGGAGAGCCGCTTCTCGCGCTTCTTCCGCCGCGCGACGGGCAACACCTTCACCGACTTCGTGAACCGGGTGCGCGTGAACCGCGCCTGCCAGCTGCTGCAGGAGTCGGACCGCACCATCACGCTGATCGCCTACGAAGTCGGCTTCAACAACATGGCCAACTTCAACCGGCGCTTCCTGGACATCAAGGGCGTCACGCCCAGCGAGTACCGCAAGCGGTCGGCCGGCCGTTTCGGCCTGAAGTGA
- a CDS encoding sugar ABC transporter substrate-binding protein, producing MPHPACLARPRPSVRAALLLGGLAALLGTAHAQTELVIATVNNGHMIEMQKLSKHFEDANPDIKLKWVTLEEGVLRQRVTTDIATKGGQFDVMTIGLYEAPIWGRKGWLQELKTDAAYDVDDLLPTVRSGVSVDGKLFAAPFYAESSMLMYRKDLADKAGVQIGDRPTWTQVKDLAAKIHDPKHGVYGICLRGKPGWGDNMAFITTLVNTFGGQWFDMQWKPQLESKPWKDATAFYVDLLRQYGPPGSASNSFNEILALTNAGKCGMWVDATIAASFVSDPKQSQVAAQMAFAQAPTMNTPKGANWLWSWNLAIPAGSRKVDAAQKFITWSTSKDYIQLVAKTQGWAKVPTGTRKSTYANPEFQKAARFAAAEKAAIDSASPNDATLPKSPYVGVQFAAIPEFQAIGIAVGQQLSAALAGKTTVDAALKAGQTTAERELTKAGYYRK from the coding sequence ATGCCCCACCCCGCCTGCCTGGCCCGGCCACGGCCGTCCGTGCGCGCCGCCCTCTTGCTCGGCGGCCTCGCCGCGCTCCTGGGCACCGCCCACGCGCAGACCGAGCTGGTGATCGCCACGGTCAACAACGGCCACATGATCGAGATGCAGAAGCTCAGCAAGCATTTCGAGGACGCCAACCCCGACATCAAGCTCAAGTGGGTGACGCTGGAGGAAGGCGTGCTGCGCCAGCGCGTCACCACCGACATCGCCACCAAGGGCGGCCAGTTCGACGTGATGACCATCGGCCTGTACGAGGCGCCGATCTGGGGCCGCAAGGGCTGGCTGCAGGAGCTCAAGACCGACGCGGCCTACGACGTCGACGACCTGCTCCCGACCGTGCGCAGCGGCGTGTCGGTGGACGGCAAGCTCTTCGCCGCGCCGTTCTATGCGGAGAGCTCCATGCTGATGTACCGCAAGGACCTCGCCGACAAGGCCGGCGTGCAGATCGGCGACCGCCCGACCTGGACGCAGGTGAAGGACCTGGCCGCCAAGATCCACGATCCCAAGCACGGCGTCTACGGCATCTGCCTGCGCGGCAAGCCGGGCTGGGGCGACAACATGGCCTTCATCACCACGCTGGTGAACACCTTCGGCGGCCAGTGGTTCGACATGCAATGGAAGCCGCAGCTCGAGTCCAAGCCCTGGAAGGACGCGACCGCCTTCTACGTCGACCTGCTCCGGCAGTACGGCCCGCCCGGATCGGCGTCCAACAGCTTCAACGAGATCCTCGCGCTGACCAACGCCGGCAAGTGCGGCATGTGGGTGGACGCCACCATCGCGGCCTCCTTCGTCTCCGATCCCAAGCAGAGCCAGGTCGCCGCGCAGATGGCCTTCGCCCAGGCGCCGACGATGAACACGCCCAAGGGCGCGAACTGGCTGTGGTCCTGGAACCTCGCCATCCCGGCCGGCTCGCGCAAGGTCGACGCGGCGCAGAAGTTCATCACCTGGTCCACGAGCAAGGACTACATCCAGCTGGTCGCGAAGACCCAGGGTTGGGCCAAGGTGCCGACCGGCACCCGCAAGAGCACCTACGCGAATCCGGAGTTCCAGAAGGCCGCGCGCTTCGCCGCCGCGGAGAAGGCCGCCATCGACTCTGCCAGCCCGAACGACGCGACCCTGCCCAAGAGCCCGTATGTCGGCGTGCAGTTCGCCGCGATCCCTGAATTCCAGGCCATCGGCATCGCCGTCGGACAGCAGCTGAGCGCGGCGCTGGCCGGCAAGACGACCGTGGACGCCGCGCTCAAGGCCGGACAGACCACGGCCGAGCGCGAGCTCACCAAGGCGGGCTACTACCGGAAGTAA
- a CDS encoding ABC transporter ATP-binding protein has translation MAFLELNGIEKFFAQHRAIRGIDLSIERGEFIVFVGPSGCGKSTLLRLIAGLERIDGGSLKLDGRDITDLPSSRRDLAMVFQSYALYPHMSVYDNMSFALKLAGVAPAEIRAKVERAAEVLNLTAYLDRTPKALSGGQRQRVAIGRAIVRSPKVFLFDEPLSNLDAALRGQTRVEIAKLHRDLGATTIYVTHDQVEAMTLASRVVVLRDGQIEQVGTPLELYDRPANQFVAQFIGTPQMNLVPCRKLPDGLQRQAPRAAANGSMGLRPEAVGVGPRGEGAMGGTVELVEALGAETLLYVRTVEGTQLVARLSERTRCEAGDEVSLKLDAAQALWFDDAGRVVSAGEELAA, from the coding sequence ATGGCATTCCTTGAACTGAACGGCATCGAGAAATTCTTCGCCCAGCATCGCGCCATCCGCGGCATCGACCTGAGCATCGAACGGGGCGAGTTCATCGTCTTCGTCGGGCCCTCGGGCTGCGGCAAGTCCACGCTGCTGCGGCTGATCGCGGGACTGGAGCGCATCGACGGCGGCTCGCTGAAGCTGGACGGCCGCGACATCACGGACCTGCCCTCCAGCCGCCGCGATCTGGCGATGGTGTTCCAGAGCTATGCGCTCTACCCGCACATGAGCGTCTACGACAACATGAGCTTCGCGCTCAAACTCGCGGGCGTCGCGCCGGCGGAGATCCGCGCCAAGGTCGAACGCGCGGCCGAGGTGCTGAACCTGACGGCCTACCTCGACCGCACGCCCAAGGCGCTGTCCGGCGGCCAGCGCCAGCGCGTGGCGATCGGGCGGGCCATCGTGCGTTCGCCCAAGGTGTTCCTTTTCGATGAACCGCTGTCCAACCTCGATGCGGCGCTGCGCGGGCAGACGCGCGTGGAGATCGCCAAGCTGCATCGCGACCTCGGCGCGACGACGATCTACGTGACCCACGACCAGGTCGAGGCGATGACGCTGGCCAGCCGCGTGGTGGTGCTGCGCGACGGGCAGATCGAGCAGGTGGGCACGCCGCTGGAACTCTACGACCGGCCCGCCAATCAATTCGTGGCGCAGTTCATCGGCACGCCGCAGATGAACCTGGTGCCTTGCCGGAAGCTGCCCGACGGGCTGCAGCGGCAGGCGCCGCGCGCCGCCGCGAACGGCAGCATGGGTCTGCGTCCGGAAGCCGTCGGCGTGGGCCCGCGCGGCGAGGGCGCGATGGGCGGCACGGTGGAACTGGTGGAGGCGCTGGGCGCCGAGACGCTGCTCTACGTGCGCACCGTCGAGGGCACTCAGCTGGTGGCACGGCTCAGCGAACGCACGCGCTGCGAGGCGGGCGACGAGGTCTCGCTGAAGCTCGATGCCGCGCAGGCGCTATGGTTCGACGACGCCGGCCGCGTGGTGTCGGCGGGTGAGGAACTCGCCGCATGA
- a CDS encoding PfkB family carbohydrate kinase produces the protein MSFAPFPIDAPSGGRSIQAAVAGEALIDLIGQADGRYQPCLGGAPFNLSRALSRQGVGTHYLNPLSADRFGRQLAGQLVADGVRLSRPEPVQAVTSLAVVEVDPHGHPQYAFYRDGVADRAVDAEGLTQHCRVLSELRLVCTGALALDARDTDRYLPWLATQRAERRCVVVDANLRPSVMPDIEAYRASVHGALAMADIVKVSDEDLLHLAMPGDDPLIRCGNLLDAHPQISLIALTLGAEGAWLLHRNGIHCFAKESRRLKVVDTVGAGDSFLAGLLAHLLCQAQMARAANLVEMLQNLLYHSCDQALQHALGSASLCVQASGAGAPTWQEVREWVGRGERYAA, from the coding sequence ATGAGCTTCGCGCCCTTCCCCATCGATGCCCCCTCGGGCGGACGATCCATCCAGGCCGCCGTGGCCGGCGAGGCCCTGATCGACCTGATCGGGCAGGCCGACGGGCGCTACCAGCCGTGCCTCGGCGGCGCGCCGTTCAACCTGAGCCGCGCCTTGTCGCGGCAAGGCGTCGGGACGCACTACCTCAACCCGTTGTCGGCCGATCGCTTCGGGCGCCAGCTGGCGGGACAACTCGTCGCGGACGGCGTGCGGCTGTCGCGGCCGGAGCCGGTCCAGGCGGTGACCTCGCTGGCGGTGGTGGAGGTCGATCCTCACGGCCACCCGCAGTACGCGTTCTATCGCGACGGCGTCGCGGACCGGGCCGTCGATGCGGAGGGACTGACACAGCATTGCCGCGTCCTGTCTGAACTGCGGCTGGTGTGCACCGGCGCGCTGGCGCTCGATGCGCGGGACACGGACCGCTACCTGCCCTGGCTGGCGACGCAGCGTGCCGAACGCCGCTGCGTGGTGGTGGATGCCAATCTCCGACCGTCGGTGATGCCGGACATCGAGGCCTACCGCGCGTCCGTGCATGGTGCGCTCGCGATGGCGGACATCGTGAAGGTCAGCGATGAAGACCTGCTGCACCTGGCCATGCCGGGCGACGATCCGCTGATCCGCTGCGGCAACCTGCTGGACGCGCATCCGCAGATCAGCCTGATCGCGTTGACGCTGGGGGCGGAAGGCGCGTGGCTGCTGCATCGCAACGGCATCCACTGCTTCGCGAAGGAGTCGCGCCGGCTGAAGGTCGTCGACACCGTCGGGGCCGGCGACAGCTTCCTCGCGGGCCTGCTGGCCCACCTGCTCTGCCAGGCCCAGATGGCCCGGGCGGCCAACCTGGTGGAGATGCTCCAGAACCTGCTGTACCACTCCTGCGACCAGGCGCTGCAGCACGCGCTGGGCAGCGCGAGCCTGTGCGTGCAGGCCAGCGGCGCCGGAGCGCCGACCTGGCAGGAAGTCAGGGAGTGGGTGGGCCGCGGCGAGCGCTACGCGGCCTGA
- a CDS encoding carbohydrate ABC transporter permease, with product MTARRRPPFPLGLLIRTATAWSVALLLFFPLAWLGLTAFKTELQAVATPPQWLFTPTLENFHEVQSRSDYLLHARNSVVTSVLSTVFGLLLAAPAAYAMAFFRSRWTRDILMWMLSTKMMPAVGALVPVYVLAQKSQLLDTQLALIIVFALSNLPIMVWMLYSHFRDIPPEILEAARMDGATLWQEVRLVLLPLGMGGIASTGLLCLVLSWNEAFWSLNLSAAKAGTLATLIASYSSPEGLFWAKLSAASLMAIAPIVVFGWFSQKQLVQGLTFGAVK from the coding sequence ATGACCGCAAGACGACGTCCCCCCTTCCCGCTCGGCCTGCTCATCCGCACCGCGACGGCCTGGTCCGTGGCGCTGCTGCTCTTCTTCCCGCTGGCCTGGCTGGGCCTGACCGCGTTCAAGACGGAGCTGCAGGCCGTGGCCACGCCGCCGCAATGGCTGTTCACGCCGACGCTGGAGAACTTCCACGAGGTGCAGTCCCGCAGCGACTACCTGCTGCACGCCCGCAACTCGGTGGTGACCAGCGTGCTGTCCACCGTGTTCGGGCTGCTGCTGGCGGCGCCGGCGGCCTACGCGATGGCCTTCTTCCGCAGCCGCTGGACCCGCGACATCCTGATGTGGATGCTGTCCACCAAGATGATGCCGGCCGTCGGCGCGCTCGTGCCCGTCTACGTGCTGGCGCAAAAGAGCCAGCTGCTGGACACGCAGCTCGCGCTCATCATCGTGTTCGCGCTGTCCAACCTGCCGATCATGGTGTGGATGCTTTACTCGCACTTCCGCGACATCCCGCCGGAGATCCTCGAAGCCGCGCGCATGGACGGCGCCACGCTGTGGCAGGAGGTGCGGCTGGTGCTGCTGCCGCTGGGCATGGGCGGCATCGCCTCCACGGGGCTGCTGTGCCTGGTGCTGTCGTGGAACGAGGCGTTCTGGAGCCTCAACCTCAGCGCCGCCAAGGCCGGCACGCTGGCCACGCTGATCGCCTCCTACTCGAGCCCGGAAGGCCTCTTCTGGGCCAAGCTCTCCGCCGCCTCCCTGATGGCCATCGCACCCATCGTGGTGTTCGGCTGGTTCAGCCAGAAGCAGCTCGTGCAGGGGCTGACCTTCGGCGCCGTCAAATAA
- the dalD gene encoding D-arabinitol 4-dehydrogenase, with protein sequence MSLAIDTVAATDDAFTILHLGLGAFHRAHQALYLQALHDLGDTRWVLAGGNLRPDMPDTIAALQAQGGAYTLETVSAQGERRYAWVRAIRTVVPYTPDLAGLIAIATAPATRILSFTVTEAGYYLDSQHRLDWAQAPELSADLDAAREGRPGSTLYGALTALLRARMSAGAGPVTLLNCDNLRHNGDRSRDGLLQFVRALGDEPLATWIDLNTTSPNAMVDRITPRPTPEVGARVLAETGREDRAALMSESFTQWVIEDRFAAGRPAWEQVGVEMVDSVVPYEEAKIRLLNATHSCIAWAGTLAGYRFIHEGTQDARIRRMALDYATDDAIPVLQPSPLDLAAYRDIVLERFANPAIADTNQRVAMDGFSKIPGFITPTIRERLARGESIASVAMLPALFLAYLQRWHAGTLPEKYHDQVMDVDAAHALCAADDPVAAFAADRVLWGESAGDPRLVAALRAATERVRHFIAGSP encoded by the coding sequence ATGAGCCTCGCCATCGACACCGTCGCCGCTACCGATGACGCCTTCACCATCCTTCACCTCGGGCTGGGCGCCTTCCATCGCGCGCATCAGGCGCTCTACCTGCAGGCGCTGCACGACCTCGGCGACACCCGCTGGGTGCTCGCCGGCGGCAACCTGCGCCCGGACATGCCCGACACCATCGCGGCGCTGCAGGCGCAGGGCGGCGCGTACACGCTGGAGACGGTCTCCGCGCAGGGCGAGCGCCGCTACGCCTGGGTGCGAGCGATCCGGACCGTCGTGCCCTACACGCCGGACCTCGCCGGACTGATCGCCATCGCCACGGCGCCCGCCACGCGCATCCTGTCCTTCACGGTGACGGAGGCCGGCTACTACCTGGACAGCCAGCACCGCCTCGACTGGGCGCAGGCGCCGGAGCTCAGCGCCGACCTGGACGCGGCACGCGAGGGCCGACCCGGCAGCACGCTCTACGGTGCGCTCACAGCGCTGCTGCGCGCGCGCATGTCGGCCGGCGCAGGTCCGGTCACGCTGCTCAACTGCGACAACCTGCGGCACAACGGCGACCGCTCGCGCGACGGTCTGCTGCAGTTCGTGCGGGCGCTGGGCGATGAGCCGCTCGCGACGTGGATCGACTTGAACACGACCAGCCCCAACGCCATGGTCGACCGCATCACGCCGCGCCCGACGCCTGAGGTCGGCGCCCGCGTGCTCGCCGAGACAGGACGCGAGGACCGCGCCGCGCTGATGAGCGAAAGCTTCACCCAATGGGTCATCGAGGACCGCTTCGCCGCCGGCCGCCCGGCCTGGGAGCAGGTGGGCGTGGAGATGGTCGACTCGGTGGTCCCGTACGAAGAGGCCAAGATCCGCCTGTTGAATGCCACGCACAGCTGCATCGCGTGGGCGGGCACGCTCGCCGGCTACCGCTTCATCCACGAAGGCACGCAGGATGCACGCATCCGGCGGATGGCCCTCGACTACGCCACCGACGACGCCATCCCCGTGCTGCAACCCAGCCCGCTGGACCTCGCGGCCTACCGCGATATCGTGCTGGAGCGCTTCGCCAATCCCGCCATCGCCGACACCAACCAGCGCGTGGCCATGGACGGCTTCAGCAAGATCCCGGGCTTCATCACGCCGACGATCCGTGAGCGGCTCGCCCGCGGCGAAAGCATCGCCAGCGTCGCGATGCTGCCGGCGCTGTTCCTGGCCTACCTGCAGCGCTGGCATGCCGGCACGCTGCCCGAGAAGTACCACGACCAGGTGATGGACGTCGACGCGGCGCACGCGCTCTGCGCCGCGGACGATCCCGTCGCCGCGTTTGCCGCCGATCGCGTGCTGTGGGGAGAATCGGCCGGCGATCCCCGGTTGGTGGCGGCCTTGCGCGCGGCCACGGAGCGGGTCCGTCACTTCATCGCGGGGAGCCCTTGA
- a CDS encoding acyl-CoA thioesterase: protein MSDSTDPNAPASAAGPANAANAAAAHPSGAPLLSPETIGPRELVMRVMPMPADANGNGDIFGGWIMAQVDLAGSVLPARISRGRIATVAVNQFIFKQPVSVGDLLSFYAQVTRIGRTSITVHVEVFAERNPANPHVVKVTEANLTYVAIDRDGKSRVFGETGDTGEAGAVR from the coding sequence ATGAGCGACTCCACCGATCCGAATGCCCCCGCCAGCGCCGCCGGCCCCGCCAACGCCGCCAACGCCGCAGCCGCGCACCCGTCGGGCGCCCCGCTGCTGTCGCCCGAGACCATCGGCCCGCGCGAGCTGGTGATGCGCGTGATGCCGATGCCCGCGGATGCCAACGGCAACGGCGACATCTTCGGCGGCTGGATCATGGCGCAGGTCGACCTGGCCGGATCCGTGCTGCCGGCGCGCATCTCGCGCGGCCGCATCGCGACTGTCGCGGTGAACCAGTTCATCTTCAAGCAGCCGGTGTCGGTGGGCGACCTGCTGAGCTTCTACGCGCAGGTCACGCGCATCGGGCGCACCTCGATCACGGTACACGTCGAGGTCTTCGCCGAGCGCAACCCGGCCAATCCGCATGTGGTGAAAGTGACCGAGGCCAACCTCACCTACGTCGCGATCGATCGCGACGGCAAGTCGCGCGTCTTCGGCGAAACGGGCGACACGGGCGAAGCGGGCGCAGTGCGCTGA